Genomic DNA from Paenibacillus donghaensis:
GGCTATCTTCTCCTTCTACTGGCGCTGGGAGGATCTACTCGGTCCGGTGCTGTATCTGAACTCTCCATCCAAATACACCGTCTCTATGGGGCTCAAAATGTTCCTCGACAGCGAGTCCGTATCCAATTGGGGGCCGATGTTCGCCATGTCGGTAATCAGTCTGTTGCCGGTCATGCTGATCTTCTTCATCTTCCAGAAGCAGATTGTGGATGGCATCAGTACCAGTGGATTGAAGGGATAGGGTTTAGCAAGGTCATGGAAACTTAAGCCAGAAAGGTGAATGACGGAATTGACTTCTTATCAGTTTGATTTTGGTCTTCAAGCTGCAGCCTCCGGTTACACGAAAGTGTCGCCGGAGACGCTGTATACCCAAGAGCTGGGTTATGGATTCACGGCAGGGTCCACGGTTTATGGACGTTCCCGGGGAGGGGTTGATCCTCTGCGCAATGACTTCTGTATTCCCCATAAGGCGGTATTCCTGGCAGATATTCCGGATGGCGTGTACCGGATATCCCTGCTTCTTGGCGATTTGATTGCCGACACCAGCACGGTTATCCGGGCTGGGGAAGGCAAATTTGTGTTGGATACGCTGAATGTGCCCTCCGGACAGTTCCTGCGGGACGGGTTCTCGCTGTGCATCCGGAGCGGGCAGCTTCGACTCTCCTTCTCGGGAGCGGCACCACGCATCAATGCGCTGGAGATTGTACCGGATCTCGAAGGGCTGACTGTATTTGTGGCCGGCGATTCCACCGTGACGGATCAGCCGGAGGACGGTTACCCGTATGCAGGCTGGGGACAGATGCTTCCCGGTTTCTTCAAGCCTGGCGTTGCTGTAGACAACCGCGCATTGTCCGGGCGTAGTACACGCAGCTTCATCCATGAAGGGCTGTTCAGCGGAATTATGGCTGACATCCGCCCGCGTGATTATCTGTTCATCCAATTTGGCCACAATGACTCCAAAGTGGATGAAGCGCGTCATACCGAGCCCTTCACCACGTATAAGGAGAACCTGCTCACGATGATTACCGAGGCCCGCAGCGCAGGTGCCATTCCGGTATTGGTTACCTCCATGCACCGGCGTAATTTCGACGCCGATGGGGTAATCAGAGATAGCCATGGCGACTATCCGGTAGCCATGAGAGAACTGGCCGCCGCAGAGCAGGTGCCGCTGATCGATCTGCATGAGAAGAGTCGCCGGCTGTTTGAAGCCTATGGACCGGAAGGCTCGAAGGATCTGTTTATGTGGAGCTATCCGGGGGAATTTATTCAGCATCCTGCCGGTGTGCAGGATAATACTCATTTCCAGATCCTTGGCGGGCGTCTGCTGGCCGAATTGGTAGTGGAAGGCATCCGTGAAGCCGGACTGCATGACCTTGTGATTTATTTGCGGCAAGGCTAGAGCGCGCTGGAATGAACCAAGAGCAATCCATACGGATAAACTTCCCGGCGGTTCATCTTCTTGTATGTGAGGTAAAGGTTAGGGAAAGAACTAACTGGAAAGCTTGCATATTCCACAAGGAGGAAACGCTGATATGGCTGATCTGAAATTGAAAGGCAAGGTAGCAATCGTAACTGGAGGCGGCTCGGGAATCGGACGGGCATCCGTACTCGAATTTTCCAGAAATGGCGCGAAGGTAGCGCTGCTGGATCGCACGGTTGAAAATGCGGAGAAGGTAAAACGTCAGGTAGAGGCAGAAGGCGGCGAAGCGGTGGTCATCGAATGTGATGTTGCCCAGCCCGAGCAGGTGGAGGCCGCAGTGAAACAGGCAGCAGCCCAGTGGGGAAGGCTGGATATCGTCTTCGCCAACGCAGGCATTAACGGGGCAATGACACCGATTGAAACGATGGATATCGAATCCTGGGATCAGACGATACAGATTAACCTGCGCGGAACGTTTGCGACGGTCAAATATGCCATTCCGCATCTGAAAGAGAGCGGGGGCAGCATCCTGATCAACAGCTCTATTAACGGGAACCGTGTCTTCTCTAATGTGGGCTTCTCGGCCTACAGCACCACCAAGGCCGGACAGGTTGCCTTCATGAAGATGGCAGCTCTGGAGCTGGCCCAATTCAAGATCAGGGTCAACGCCATCTGTCCGGGAGCGATCAAGACCC
This window encodes:
- a CDS encoding SDR family oxidoreductase; amino-acid sequence: MADLKLKGKVAIVTGGGSGIGRASVLEFSRNGAKVALLDRTVENAEKVKRQVEAEGGEAVVIECDVAQPEQVEAAVKQAAAQWGRLDIVFANAGINGAMTPIETMDIESWDQTIQINLRGTFATVKYAIPHLKESGGSILINSSINGNRVFSNVGFSAYSTTKAGQVAFMKMAALELAQFKIRVNAICPGAIKTHIDDNTYPSDDLKEVQIPVEFPDGGEPLEKGPGRPDQVAKLALFLASEDSDHITGTEIYCDGAESLLHG
- a CDS encoding rhamnogalacturonan acetylesterase, whose amino-acid sequence is MTSYQFDFGLQAAASGYTKVSPETLYTQELGYGFTAGSTVYGRSRGGVDPLRNDFCIPHKAVFLADIPDGVYRISLLLGDLIADTSTVIRAGEGKFVLDTLNVPSGQFLRDGFSLCIRSGQLRLSFSGAAPRINALEIVPDLEGLTVFVAGDSTVTDQPEDGYPYAGWGQMLPGFFKPGVAVDNRALSGRSTRSFIHEGLFSGIMADIRPRDYLFIQFGHNDSKVDEARHTEPFTTYKENLLTMITEARSAGAIPVLVTSMHRRNFDADGVIRDSHGDYPVAMRELAAAEQVPLIDLHEKSRRLFEAYGPEGSKDLFMWSYPGEFIQHPAGVQDNTHFQILGGRLLAELVVEGIREAGLHDLVIYLRQG